From Leifsonia sp. fls2-241-R2A-40a, one genomic window encodes:
- a CDS encoding ABC transporter ATP-binding protein, with the protein MYTLTDVTKKYSQSKRQVVALDDVTLEIPDGQLVAIQGPTGGGKSTLLQMLGALDRPTSGSVQLGSDSLSKQRDGKLARIRAEEIGFVFQGFNLIPTLTAQENVETALAPLGVSGAERRRRAAEALASVGLADRGNHLPSELSGGQQQRVAIARALVKDPEVLLADEPTGNLDEETRDEIMDLLEGLWRDRGLTVIIVTHDTAVAKRAQRRLHIKHGRVNEVA; encoded by the coding sequence GTGTACACCCTCACCGATGTCACCAAGAAGTACAGCCAGTCGAAGCGCCAGGTGGTCGCGCTGGACGACGTCACCCTGGAGATCCCCGACGGACAGCTGGTCGCCATCCAGGGGCCGACCGGAGGCGGCAAGTCGACCCTGCTGCAGATGCTGGGAGCGCTCGACCGGCCCACCTCCGGCTCGGTGCAGCTCGGCTCGGACAGCCTCTCGAAACAGCGCGACGGGAAGCTGGCGAGGATCCGCGCGGAAGAGATCGGCTTCGTCTTCCAGGGCTTCAACCTCATCCCGACGCTCACCGCGCAGGAGAACGTCGAGACCGCACTGGCACCGCTCGGAGTCAGCGGAGCGGAGCGCAGGAGGCGGGCCGCCGAGGCGCTGGCCTCCGTAGGACTCGCCGATCGCGGCAACCACCTGCCGTCGGAGCTCTCCGGCGGTCAGCAGCAGCGCGTCGCCATCGCCCGGGCGCTGGTCAAGGATCCCGAGGTGCTCCTCGCCGACGAGCCCACGGGCAACCTGGACGAGGAGACCCGCGACGAGATCATGGACCTGCTCGAAGGGCTGTGGCGGGACCGCGGACTCACCGTGATCATCGTCACCCACGACACCGCCGTCGCCAAGCGCGCCCAGCGCCGGCTGCACATCAAGCACGGCCGGGTGAACGAGGTGGCGTAA
- the rplJ gene encoding 50S ribosomal protein L10, which produces MANKEATVAELENLFENSAAVLLTEYRGLTVAQLKQLRTSISEHATYAVVKNTLTKIAANNAGISSFDEELAGPSAIAFVHGDPVAVAKSLRDFAKANPLLVVKGGYFDGNPLTAEEVGKLADLESREVLLAKLAGAFKASLFGAAYLFNAPLSQAVRTVDALREKQESAA; this is translated from the coding sequence ATGGCGAACAAGGAAGCCACGGTTGCCGAGCTCGAGAACCTGTTCGAGAACTCTGCTGCCGTTCTGCTGACCGAGTACCGCGGTCTCACTGTCGCTCAGCTCAAGCAGCTGCGCACGTCGATCAGTGAGCACGCGACCTACGCCGTGGTGAAGAACACGCTGACCAAGATCGCGGCCAACAACGCCGGCATCTCGTCTTTCGACGAGGAGCTCGCTGGGCCGTCCGCGATCGCCTTCGTGCACGGTGACCCTGTCGCCGTCGCGAAGTCGCTGCGTGACTTCGCCAAGGCAAACCCTCTGCTGGTGGTCAAGGGCGGTTACTTCGACGGTAACCCGCTGACCGCAGAAGAGGTAGGCAAGCTCGCCGACCTCGAGTCCCGTGAGGTACTGCTGGCCAAGCTGGCCGGCGCCTTCAAGGCCTCGCTGTTCGGAGCCGCATATCTGTTCAACGCACCGCTGTCGCAGGCCGTTCGCACGGTCGACGCGCTGCGTGAGAAGCAGGAGTCCGCTGCCTGA
- a CDS encoding pentapeptide repeat-containing protein, which yields MTSIEDAIKGEDWYGRDLDGVEYTGVVFDDVDMTELRSSGATFTECVFRKVRFNVSEHTDSAFVNCRFESCNFFDATFRRCKLTGSSFHACEFALLTVEGGNWSFAGLSRAELRGTTFEGVRLREADLSEARCQEARFEGCDLSAALLEGADLSAASIAGSDLTGVDPSGVVLRGTVIDERQAVVLAEALGMVVVPLP from the coding sequence GTGACGAGCATCGAGGACGCGATCAAAGGCGAAGACTGGTACGGGCGCGACCTCGACGGGGTCGAGTACACCGGCGTCGTGTTCGACGACGTCGACATGACTGAGCTGCGCAGTTCCGGGGCGACGTTCACCGAGTGCGTGTTTCGCAAGGTGCGCTTCAACGTGAGCGAGCACACCGACTCGGCCTTCGTGAACTGCCGGTTCGAGTCGTGCAACTTCTTCGACGCCACCTTCCGCCGCTGCAAGCTGACCGGCAGCAGCTTCCACGCCTGCGAGTTCGCACTCCTCACCGTGGAGGGCGGCAACTGGTCGTTCGCCGGGCTCAGCCGCGCCGAACTCCGCGGCACGACCTTCGAGGGCGTCCGGCTGCGGGAGGCCGACCTGTCCGAGGCGCGCTGCCAGGAGGCCCGGTTCGAAGGATGCGACCTCAGCGCCGCGCTGCTCGAGGGCGCCGACCTGAGCGCCGCGAGCATCGCGGGCAGCGACCTGACCGGCGTCGACCCCTCCGGTGTCGTCCTGCGCGGGACCGTCATCGACGAGCGTCAGGCGGTCGTGCTGGCCGAGGCGCTCGGGATGGTCGTCGTCCCGCTGCCCTGA
- a CDS encoding sigma-70 family RNA polymerase sigma factor yields MTDADLLAERFQAARPRLTAIATRLLSSSVDAEDAVQETWLRLRSADVATIENVDAWLTTVLSRICLDQLRTPRRLRERSWEVRPWPAEPRSVLGDPAAEAEQGERVAAALLLVLDELRPAERIAFVLHDVFGRPFDEVAEALGRSPEAARQLASRARRRLHGSTDPRRPDAHRARPLVDAWLQAAQQGDVTRLLALLDENATLRADYGATQQRLAGRQQIAEQAVLSARLAAHSTPVLLGGRPGVAAVLSGRVVSVMAFEIEGDRILRLDVLADPGRLAGLRVAEALGIA; encoded by the coding sequence ATGACCGACGCAGATCTGCTCGCCGAGCGCTTCCAGGCGGCGCGTCCCCGCCTCACGGCGATCGCGACCCGCCTGCTGTCCAGTTCGGTGGACGCCGAGGACGCGGTGCAGGAGACCTGGCTGCGCCTGAGGAGCGCCGATGTCGCAACGATCGAGAACGTCGACGCCTGGCTGACGACCGTGCTGTCGCGGATCTGCCTCGACCAGCTGCGCACCCCGCGCCGTCTGCGCGAGCGCTCGTGGGAGGTGAGGCCCTGGCCGGCTGAGCCGCGGTCCGTCCTGGGGGATCCCGCCGCCGAGGCGGAGCAGGGTGAGCGCGTCGCCGCCGCCCTGCTCCTCGTGCTGGACGAGCTCCGCCCGGCGGAACGGATCGCTTTCGTGCTGCACGACGTCTTCGGACGGCCGTTCGACGAGGTGGCCGAGGCTCTCGGGCGTTCGCCCGAGGCGGCGCGGCAACTGGCGTCGCGCGCCCGGCGACGCCTGCACGGTTCGACCGACCCGAGGCGACCCGACGCCCATCGAGCGCGCCCGCTGGTGGATGCGTGGCTCCAGGCCGCGCAGCAGGGCGACGTCACGCGCCTCCTGGCGCTCCTCGATGAGAACGCCACCCTGCGCGCCGACTACGGCGCGACACAGCAACGGCTGGCAGGCCGGCAGCAGATCGCCGAGCAGGCGGTCCTGTCCGCACGGCTCGCCGCGCACTCCACCCCCGTCCTCCTCGGCGGACGACCGGGCGTCGCCGCCGTCCTGTCCGGCCGGGTCGTATCCGTGATGGCGTTCGAGATCGAGGGCGACCGCATCCTCCGCCTCGACGTCCTGGCCGACCCGGGGCGTCTCGCCGGACTCCGCGTCGCCGAGGCGCTCGGGATCGCCTGA
- a CDS encoding ABC transporter permease, whose product MFGTYLRRELLNRRKQTIIIAIGMALAIALVIIVNAVSAGVRQAQESVLQSVYGVGTDITVSQPATAQGANAQQDAGGRPRFDFGAGSGTDTGTARQVNTSRLEPTRGATVMDASTLTTVKSVHNVASAAAVLSLTNTSFSGTLPNFQQLRQERQGGQAAQPTAPPTGGSDGAGGSSFTVDSFSVLGLDPAGKSVGPLASVTLTGGRSFTAADQGKDVVVLDASYAKTASKAVGDTITIGGTDFAVIGIVAATGSDATTAANAYIPLDVAQTLSGQTAKISSVYVKAASSGDIDQLKTDLTKAVSGATVSTQADLASTVSGSLGSAGELIANLGTWLSVIVLAAAFLIAILFTISGVTRRTREFGTLKAIGWSNRRIVGQVAGESVVQGVIGGVIGVAIGLLGVLVVNVISPTLTGSISHGFSNAAGRGAGAGSAANAPGSGTGFAGGGAFGAARQAATTTADITLHAPVTLWIIVGAVALAVLGGLLAGAIGGWRASRLRPAAALRSVA is encoded by the coding sequence ATGTTCGGAACCTATCTGCGGCGCGAGCTGCTCAACCGCCGCAAGCAGACGATCATCATCGCCATCGGCATGGCCCTGGCGATCGCGTTGGTCATCATCGTGAACGCCGTGTCCGCCGGCGTACGGCAGGCCCAGGAGAGCGTGCTCCAGTCCGTGTACGGAGTGGGCACCGACATCACGGTCAGCCAGCCCGCCACCGCCCAGGGGGCAAACGCGCAGCAGGACGCGGGCGGTCGCCCGCGCTTCGACTTCGGTGCCGGATCGGGCACCGACACCGGCACTGCACGGCAGGTGAACACCTCCCGCCTCGAGCCCACCCGTGGCGCCACAGTCATGGACGCTTCGACCCTCACCACGGTGAAGTCCGTGCACAACGTGGCGTCGGCCGCCGCGGTGCTGTCCCTCACCAATACGAGCTTCAGCGGAACGCTGCCGAACTTCCAGCAGCTGCGGCAGGAGCGCCAGGGCGGGCAGGCGGCGCAGCCGACCGCTCCGCCGACCGGTGGTTCGGACGGAGCGGGCGGCAGCTCGTTCACGGTCGACTCCTTCTCCGTGCTCGGCCTCGATCCGGCCGGCAAGTCGGTAGGGCCTCTGGCCTCCGTCACCCTGACCGGTGGTCGCAGCTTCACCGCGGCGGACCAGGGCAAGGATGTCGTGGTGCTGGACGCCAGCTACGCCAAGACCGCGAGCAAAGCGGTCGGCGACACCATCACCATCGGCGGCACCGACTTCGCGGTGATCGGGATCGTCGCGGCCACCGGCTCCGACGCGACCACAGCAGCGAATGCCTACATCCCCCTGGATGTCGCCCAGACGCTCTCCGGACAGACCGCGAAGATCTCGTCGGTCTACGTGAAGGCGGCGTCGTCGGGTGACATCGATCAGCTCAAGACGGACCTCACCAAGGCGGTGTCGGGCGCAACGGTCAGCACGCAGGCGGACCTCGCCTCCACCGTCTCCGGCTCCCTCGGGAGCGCGGGCGAGCTCATCGCGAATCTCGGGACCTGGCTGTCGGTGATCGTCCTCGCGGCCGCGTTCCTCATCGCCATCCTCTTCACCATCTCCGGCGTCACCCGGCGCACCCGCGAGTTCGGCACCCTCAAGGCGATCGGCTGGTCGAACCGCCGGATCGTCGGTCAGGTCGCCGGCGAGTCCGTGGTGCAGGGCGTCATCGGCGGCGTGATCGGCGTCGCGATCGGTCTCCTCGGAGTCCTGGTCGTCAACGTGATCTCGCCGACACTGACCGGCAGCATCAGCCATGGCTTCAGCAATGCCGCCGGCCGCGGGGCCGGTGCCGGCTCCGCGGCGAACGCCCCGGGCTCCGGCACCGGCTTCGCCGGAGGCGGGGCGTTCGGAGCCGCGAGGCAGGCGGCCACCACCACAGCGGACATCACCCTGCACGCACCGGTGACCCTGTGGATCATCGTCGGCGCGGTCGCCCTGGCCGTGCTCGGCGGACTCCTGGCCGGCGCGATCGGCGGGTGGCGCGCATCCCGCCTCCGCCCGGCGGCCGCCCTGCGCTCCGTCGCCTGA
- a CDS encoding VOC family protein: MSITTTSHLNFRDGGARDALGFYAEVFGGELTIATYGDFGMPADLPGARGVMFGQVISADGFRIMAYDVPGETSAQQPRELFTRRENGTTITDQEYFVSVRGSSLDEVSGYWERLADGATIVEPLAASAWSAGFGMLTDRFGVTWVLDVA, translated from the coding sequence ATGAGCATCACCACCACATCCCACCTGAACTTCCGGGACGGCGGGGCGCGAGACGCCCTGGGCTTCTACGCCGAGGTGTTCGGCGGGGAGCTCACCATCGCCACCTACGGCGACTTCGGGATGCCTGCGGACCTTCCGGGTGCGCGAGGAGTCATGTTCGGTCAGGTGATTTCCGCGGACGGCTTCCGCATCATGGCCTACGACGTCCCGGGCGAAACGAGCGCACAGCAGCCGCGCGAGCTCTTCACGCGCAGGGAGAACGGCACGACGATCACCGATCAGGAGTACTTCGTGAGCGTTCGCGGCTCGTCTCTCGACGAGGTCTCCGGGTACTGGGAGCGGCTCGCCGACGGCGCAACCATCGTCGAACCGCTGGCCGCATCCGCCTGGTCTGCGGGCTTCGGGATGCTGACCGACCGTTTCGGCGTCACCTGGGTTCTCGACGTGGCGTGA
- a CDS encoding isochorismatase family protein gives MTTLEGRAGTALLVIDVQNGVIGGAHRRDEVVAAIRSLVDRARDEDVPVVWIQHSDENLTPGSEEWEYVPELTRSDTEALVPKSYADAFEDSTLESVLADAGVGRIVVTGSQTDECIRSTIHGGVVRGYDVTLVGDAHTTEDLTEWGAPPPDLVIAHTNLYWSNHRAPGRTAEVVDAAEVAFR, from the coding sequence ATGACGACGCTCGAGGGACGCGCCGGGACCGCACTGCTCGTGATCGATGTTCAGAACGGTGTCATCGGCGGTGCTCATCGCCGGGACGAGGTCGTGGCGGCCATCCGGTCCCTGGTGGACCGGGCCCGTGACGAGGACGTTCCGGTGGTCTGGATCCAGCACTCCGACGAGAACCTGACCCCGGGCAGCGAGGAGTGGGAGTACGTGCCCGAGCTCACGCGATCCGACACGGAGGCGCTCGTGCCGAAGAGCTACGCCGATGCGTTCGAGGACTCGACCCTCGAGTCGGTGCTCGCCGACGCCGGTGTCGGCCGCATCGTGGTGACGGGCTCGCAGACGGACGAGTGCATCCGTTCGACCATCCACGGCGGCGTGGTGCGGGGATACGACGTGACCCTGGTCGGCGACGCGCACACCACCGAGGATCTCACCGAGTGGGGTGCTCCCCCGCCCGACCTGGTGATCGCGCACACGAACCTGTACTGGTCGAACCACCGCGCACCCGGCCGCACCGCGGAGGTCGTGGACGCCGCCGAGGTCGCCTTCCGCTGA
- a CDS encoding response regulator transcription factor — protein sequence MNARAAGAPSSQSRSLLRRADGSSIRVLVVDDEATLTDLLAMALHYEDWDVKTASTGQQALQLSREFKPDVVVLDIMLPDIDGLQVLNRMRADGNEAPVLFLTAKDSLDDRIAGLTAGGDDYVTKPFSLEELVARLRGLLRRSRAAVADHEDPVLIVGDLVLDEDSYEVHRDGEPIQLTATEFELLRFLMRNPRRVLSKAQILDRVWSYDFGGSSSVVELYISYLRKKIDAGRTPMIHTVRGAGYMVKAAQ from the coding sequence ATGAACGCTCGCGCCGCCGGTGCCCCCTCCAGCCAGTCCCGCTCGCTTCTGCGCCGCGCGGACGGCAGCTCCATCCGCGTGCTCGTCGTCGACGACGAAGCGACGCTGACGGATCTGCTCGCGATGGCTCTGCACTATGAGGACTGGGACGTCAAGACGGCCTCCACCGGCCAGCAGGCGCTGCAGCTCTCGCGCGAGTTCAAGCCCGACGTCGTGGTGCTCGACATCATGCTCCCGGACATCGACGGGCTGCAGGTGCTCAACCGCATGCGCGCCGACGGCAACGAGGCGCCCGTGCTGTTCCTCACCGCCAAGGACTCGCTGGACGACCGGATCGCCGGTCTCACCGCGGGTGGGGACGACTACGTCACCAAGCCCTTCAGCCTGGAGGAACTGGTCGCCCGGCTCCGCGGCCTGCTGCGCCGGTCACGCGCGGCGGTCGCCGACCACGAGGACCCGGTGCTCATCGTCGGCGATCTCGTCCTCGACGAGGACAGCTACGAGGTGCACCGCGACGGTGAGCCCATCCAGCTGACCGCAACGGAGTTCGAACTCCTGCGCTTCCTGATGCGCAACCCGCGCCGGGTGCTCAGCAAGGCGCAGATCCTGGACCGCGTGTGGAGCTACGACTTCGGCGGCTCGTCGAGTGTCGTCGAGCTCTACATCTCGTACCTGCGCAAGAAGATCGACGCCGGCCGTACGCCGATGATCCACACCGTCCGCGGCGCCGGGTACATGGTGAAGGCCGCGCAATGA
- a CDS encoding WYL domain-containing protein, with product MTGNSSRMLAMLSLLQVRRDWSGSALAERLNVTTRTVRRDVDRLRELGYRIDAVKGPDGGYRLAAGSELPPLLFDEEQAVAVSVALQYAGASGAGIDEAAARALATVRQVMPSRLRHRVDGIRFERGAVDSPTDAAVLEAVSDAVHRRMVLRFDYAGSDGPPRRAEPHGVVVRDARWYLVAWDLDRDAWRIFRLDRLTPRTPSGPRFERRTMPSGSAASFVGARFKGSEDEDRLPCIGEVVIHLPVHAVTPWIAEGEIEELDDDRTRIVTRSWSWMGLLASLARFDAPFDIVGPAPLAETAAALADRLQAAQRTSPEPAPSAPAPSAPATSAPAPSAPAPSAPAPRAIGA from the coding sequence ATGACCGGGAACTCGTCGAGGATGCTCGCCATGCTGTCGCTGCTGCAGGTGCGCCGCGACTGGTCCGGCTCCGCGCTGGCGGAGCGGCTGAACGTCACCACCCGCACCGTGAGACGGGACGTCGACCGGCTTCGCGAACTCGGCTACCGCATCGACGCCGTCAAAGGGCCGGACGGCGGCTACCGGCTCGCCGCCGGCTCCGAGCTGCCGCCGTTGCTGTTCGACGAGGAGCAGGCGGTCGCCGTGTCGGTCGCGCTGCAATACGCGGGCGCCTCCGGTGCCGGTATCGACGAGGCCGCGGCCCGGGCGCTCGCGACCGTGCGGCAGGTGATGCCGTCGCGCCTGCGGCACCGCGTCGACGGCATCCGCTTCGAGCGAGGAGCCGTGGACTCGCCCACGGACGCGGCAGTGCTGGAGGCCGTCAGCGATGCCGTGCACCGGAGGATGGTGCTCCGGTTCGACTACGCAGGATCCGACGGCCCGCCCCGTCGCGCCGAACCGCACGGCGTGGTCGTGCGGGACGCGCGCTGGTACCTCGTCGCGTGGGACCTCGACCGCGACGCCTGGCGGATCTTCCGGCTCGACCGGCTGACACCGCGGACGCCATCCGGTCCGCGATTCGAACGACGGACCATGCCGTCGGGAAGTGCTGCCTCGTTCGTCGGCGCGCGCTTCAAGGGCTCGGAAGATGAGGACCGCTTGCCCTGCATCGGCGAGGTCGTCATCCACCTCCCGGTGCACGCGGTGACGCCGTGGATCGCAGAGGGTGAGATCGAGGAACTCGACGACGACCGCACGCGGATCGTGACGCGCTCATGGTCGTGGATGGGCCTGCTGGCGTCGCTCGCCCGCTTCGATGCACCGTTCGACATCGTCGGCCCAGCGCCGCTGGCCGAGACGGCGGCCGCCCTGGCCGACCGCCTGCAGGCGGCTCAGCGCACGTCGCCCGAGCCGGCACCCTCAGCGCCGGCGCCCTCAGCGCCAGCAACCTCAGCGCCGGCACCCTCAGCGCCGGCACCTTCGGCGCCCGCCCCGCGCGCGATCGGCGCGTGA
- a CDS encoding HAMP domain-containing sensor histidine kinase, which produces MTTARAAGSRFPRLRPFRSWTLRSRVVLVVVAMLAVLGAVIGTVSVFALQNYLMQRLDGQLTSALDRGQRAADRIYGDQPTGPDVIGIVQTPGQQTGTFGVIRSGDMLLYPVILSERPQGSSPDQPVAPQRVPIATTALITLPSDGHPRTINLGPSLGDYRVAAVELTNGDSVIIGLPLSDVNATVARLTLVIALVTLAGLVFAFLLANVVVRLAMRPLERVTGTAEQVSSLPLDRGDVALSVRVPEADTDQHTEVGKVGAALNRMLGHVASALTARQASEQKVRQFVADASHELRTPLASIRGYAELTRRAPHELPPDVTHSLGRIESEATRMTSLVEDLLLLARLDEGRELDHDPVDLSLLLVDALSDAHAAGPDHEWTLDLPDEPVEVLGDAPRIHQVLMNLLANARVHTPPGTTVTAGLRVDALAQRAIVTVADDGPGIPEELRATLFERFARGDSSRNRATGSTGLGLAIVQAVVQAHGGEVSVVSEPGSTAFTVSLPLVPAEAVAESDLHAAPRIP; this is translated from the coding sequence ATGACCACCGCCCGCGCAGCGGGCAGCCGGTTCCCTCGTCTTCGTCCGTTCCGGTCCTGGACGCTGCGCAGCCGCGTGGTGCTGGTCGTCGTAGCGATGCTCGCCGTGCTCGGCGCCGTCATCGGGACGGTCAGCGTCTTCGCGCTGCAGAACTACCTGATGCAGCGACTGGATGGGCAGCTCACGTCGGCGCTCGACCGGGGGCAGCGTGCCGCCGACCGGATCTACGGCGACCAGCCGACCGGTCCCGACGTCATCGGCATCGTCCAGACGCCCGGCCAGCAGACCGGCACCTTCGGCGTGATCCGCAGCGGCGACATGCTGCTCTACCCGGTGATCCTCTCGGAACGTCCGCAGGGGAGTTCGCCCGACCAGCCGGTCGCGCCGCAGCGCGTCCCGATCGCGACGACGGCGTTGATCACCCTCCCCTCCGACGGGCATCCGCGAACCATCAACCTCGGACCCTCGCTCGGCGACTACCGCGTCGCTGCCGTGGAGCTCACGAACGGCGACAGCGTCATCATCGGCCTGCCTCTCAGCGACGTGAACGCGACGGTCGCCCGGCTCACGCTGGTCATCGCGCTGGTGACCCTCGCGGGCCTCGTCTTCGCATTCCTGCTGGCGAACGTGGTCGTCCGGCTGGCGATGCGGCCGCTCGAGCGGGTGACGGGCACGGCCGAGCAGGTGTCGTCGCTGCCCCTCGACCGTGGCGACGTCGCCCTGTCCGTCCGCGTGCCCGAAGCCGACACGGATCAGCACACCGAGGTCGGGAAGGTGGGTGCAGCCCTCAACCGGATGCTCGGGCACGTCGCCTCCGCTCTGACCGCACGACAGGCGAGTGAGCAGAAGGTCCGCCAGTTCGTCGCCGACGCCAGCCATGAGCTGCGGACGCCGCTCGCCTCGATCCGCGGCTACGCGGAACTGACGCGTCGCGCGCCGCACGAGCTGCCTCCCGACGTCACGCACTCGCTGGGCCGCATCGAGTCCGAGGCGACACGCATGACCTCCCTGGTGGAGGACCTCCTCCTGCTGGCCCGGCTCGATGAGGGACGCGAGCTCGATCACGACCCGGTCGACCTCTCCCTGCTGCTGGTGGATGCGCTCAGCGACGCGCACGCGGCCGGCCCGGACCACGAGTGGACGCTCGACCTCCCCGACGAACCCGTCGAGGTGCTCGGCGACGCCCCGCGCATCCACCAGGTGCTGATGAACCTGCTCGCCAATGCCCGCGTCCACACGCCTCCGGGCACGACGGTCACGGCCGGGCTCCGCGTGGATGCGCTGGCCCAGCGCGCGATCGTCACGGTCGCCGACGACGGCCCCGGGATCCCGGAGGAGCTCCGGGCCACGCTGTTCGAGCGATTCGCCCGCGGCGACAGCTCGCGCAACCGCGCCACCGGCTCCACCGGGCTCGGGCTGGCCATCGTGCAGGCCGTCGTGCAGGCGCACGGCGGCGAGGTCTCGGTCGTCAGCGAACCGGGAAGCACCGCGTTCACGGTGTCCCTCCCGCTGGTCCCCGCGGAGGCCGTCGCCGAGTCCGATTTGCACGCGGCGCCTCGCATCCCGTAA
- the rplL gene encoding 50S ribosomal protein L7/L12: MAKLTTDELLDAFKELTLIELSEFVKKFEETFEVTAAAPVAVAAPAAGGAGAAAEEVEEKDSFDVVLEAAGDKKIQVIKEVRALTSLGLGEAKALVDGAPSTVIEGANKETADKAKAQLEEAGATVTLK; encoded by the coding sequence ATGGCAAAGCTTACGACTGATGAGCTGCTCGACGCGTTCAAGGAGCTCACGCTCATCGAGCTCAGCGAGTTCGTGAAGAAGTTCGAGGAGACCTTCGAGGTCACCGCCGCCGCCCCCGTCGCCGTGGCCGCCCCGGCCGCCGGTGGTGCGGGTGCCGCTGCCGAAGAGGTCGAGGAGAAGGACTCCTTCGACGTCGTCCTCGAGGCCGCCGGTGACAAGAAGATCCAGGTCATCAAGGAGGTGCGCGCCCTCACCAGCCTCGGCCTCGGTGAGGCGAAGGCACTCGTCGACGGTGCCCCGAGCACCGTCATCGAGGGCGCCAACAAGGAGACCGCCGACAAGGCGAAGGCCCAGCTCGAAGAGGCTGGCGCCACCGTCACCCTCAAGTAA
- a CDS encoding NAD(P)H-binding protein: protein MNETIVVTGGTGRIGRSVVPRLVAAGHDVRVLSRHPLPASGDARVRQVVGDTVKGVGLDAAFADAGTVLHLAGGARGDDRAADTVAEAARRAGTAHLILISVVGAGRMPIGYFRAKATAERAVEASGVPWSILAVSQLHEFVLPLVRGLSRLPLTPAPGGLRFEPVHREEVAERLASLALSEPAGRVPDLAGPEVLDLVELVRRYSGRRRPTLPVRLPGAVGRAYRAGDNLADASAQRGVRTWDEFLRESADGPVVPGGSSALR from the coding sequence GTGAACGAGACCATCGTGGTGACAGGAGGGACAGGACGAATCGGGCGCAGCGTCGTCCCGCGGCTGGTGGCGGCCGGACACGACGTGCGCGTGCTGAGCCGTCATCCACTGCCTGCGTCAGGGGATGCCCGGGTCCGGCAGGTGGTGGGAGACACCGTGAAGGGCGTCGGGCTGGATGCGGCCTTCGCGGATGCGGGCACTGTCCTGCACCTCGCCGGGGGCGCGCGCGGCGACGACCGTGCGGCCGACACGGTCGCGGAGGCGGCGCGGCGCGCGGGGACCGCTCACCTCATCCTGATCTCGGTGGTGGGCGCCGGTCGGATGCCGATCGGCTACTTCCGGGCGAAGGCGACCGCGGAACGCGCCGTCGAGGCCTCGGGTGTGCCGTGGAGCATCCTGGCGGTGTCCCAGCTGCACGAATTCGTGCTGCCGCTGGTGCGCGGCCTGTCCCGGCTGCCGCTGACGCCCGCGCCGGGAGGCCTGCGCTTCGAACCGGTGCACCGCGAGGAGGTCGCGGAGCGACTCGCGTCCCTCGCCCTTTCGGAACCCGCCGGCAGGGTCCCTGACCTCGCGGGACCGGAGGTGCTGGACCTCGTCGAGCTCGTCCGCCGCTACAGCGGCCGCCGCCGTCCGACGCTGCCGGTGCGGCTCCCCGGGGCCGTGGGCCGCGCGTACCGGGCGGGGGACAACCTCGCCGACGCGTCGGCTCAGCGCGGGGTGCGCACCTGGGACGAGTTCCTCCGCGAGAGCGCGGACGGACCCGTCGTGCCCGGTGGTTCGTCCGCCCTACGATGA